In a single window of the Cydia splendana chromosome 20, ilCydSple1.2, whole genome shotgun sequence genome:
- the LOC134800654 gene encoding uncharacterized protein LOC134800654 — translation MDNPAKGLNPEGAPITGPHKGALGLGSPTSPNWEEPMEGQDMAEAASNKRPHEGNQDLEYEAHVGSGPKISTALRGRAKAMVKKASKGHFTGLAAAKARLRAHKEDFLLEVLDSQEGKGVVLPFPPLQTRSQGDNKKKGDKEPRMLTPSPSPSQQMRDRSPPLYTGTDYIEIVREATQIVLQAAGKSGNLNGQVWGKMNQACRDILAATDCLADRLEDEELRALKADNKRMREQLAQCQTEMKALRRAFSERETQPLAQAPTAQFDQSPTGFTEALKEALKELKEDLKRDLTITMGNMISARTGYSPEPFPRPPLAADRNKVTASQPTPQPELLSGAPSRTVTRAPPIRQPKAPTAQPSAPAAPATKKRANSAPRQKTAKEPSASPPSQPATTTQQPAESWTQVVKKGKSGKSAKPSSPPAAPARKPAPAGPRKLVVPSTAAIVVALKPESEATYASIMSKATTSVNLADVGLEHVKVRKTAAGARIIEVSGSDNGRAADELCRKITEVIGKEARVYRPTKMADLRISGLDEAATQEAIAGAIAQLGECPLSEIKVGTIRAQYNGTGSALAQCPITAAKRVTAAGRILVGWSSALVVALDPTPMRCFRCMGTGHTRALCPSPVDRSSLCFRCSRPDHRMADCKVEAAFCSVCHAAKRPAGHIMGGFSCAPPPAKGKEALLKTQRAPPMRNADQPACEGQNMDI, via the coding sequence ATGGATAACCCCGCGAAGGGGTTGAATCCGGAGGGGGCTCCAATCACGGGGCCCCATAAAGGGGCTTTAGGGCTGGGTTCTCCGACCTCGCCCAACTGGGAGGAACCTATGGAGGGCCAGGACATGGCTGAGGCCGCCTCCAACAAGAGGCCCCATGAGGGGAACCAGGACCTGGAATATGAGGCTCACGTTGGGAGCGGGCCTAAAATTAGCACCGCGCTGAGGGGTAGGGCCAAGGCCATGGTGAAGAAAGCCTCCAAAGGCCACTTTACTGGCCTGGCAGCAGCCAAGGCTAGACTGAGGGCCCATAAGGAAGACTTCCTCTTGGAGGTGCTGGACAGCCAGGAGGGAAAGGGGGTGGTCCTCCCTTTTCCCCCCCTCCAGACAAGGTCCCAGGGGGACAACAAGAAGAAGGGGGATAAGGAGCCGCGGATGCTGACCCCGTCCCCGTCTCCAAGTCAACAAATGAGAGATCGCAGCCCGCCCCTATACACAGGGACGGACTACATTGAAATAGTGCGGGAGGCGACCCAGATTGTCCTACAGGCTGCCGGGAAATCCGGCAACCTAAATGGACAAGTCTGGGGTAAAATGAACCAGGCCTGCCGGGACATCTTGGCGGCCACTGACTGCCTGGCAGATAGACTAGAGGACGAGGAGTTGCGTGCCTTAAAGGCTGATAATAAGAGAATGCGGGAGCAACTTGCCCAATGTCAGACCGAGATGAAGGCCCTTCGTAGAGCTTTCTCTGAGAGGGAGACCCAGCCCCTAGCACAGGCCCCGACGGCTCAATTCGACCAGTCCCCGACGGGCTTCACTGAGGCCCTCAAGGAGGCCCTTAAGGAACTGAAGGAGGACCTGAAGCGGGACCTTACAATTACTATGGGAAACATGATCTCGGCCCGCACGGGCTATTCCCCTGAGCCGTTCCCCCGCCCCCCTCTCGCGGCGGACAGGAATAAGGTGACTGCAAGCCAGCCCACACCCCAGCCGGAACTTCTCTCTGGGGCGCCCTCAAGGACAGTGACACGTGCGCCGCCTATTAGGCAGCCTAAAGCCCCTACGGCCCAGCCTTCGGCACCAGCGGCACCAGCGACCAAGAAGAGGGCTAACTCTGCTCCCAGGCAGAAGACGGCGAAGGAGCCCAGTGCCTCCCCACCCTCACAGCCGGCAACAACAACACAGCAGCCTGCTGAGTCTTGGACGCAGGTTGTCAAAAAGGGCAAATCTGGCAAATCCGCCAAGCCTTCTTCCCCCCCTGCCGCTCCGGCCCGGAAACCGGCACCTGCGGGCCCACGAAAGCTGGTTGTGCCCTCCACAGCTGCGATCGTGGTGGCCTTGAAGCCGGAGTCTGAGGCGACATACGCCTCAATCATGTCTAAGGCCACCACATCGGTGAACCTTGCTGATGTGGGTCTAGAGCACGTCAAGGTCCGCAAAACAGCTGCTGGAGCCAGGATTATTGAGGTGTCCGGGTCGGACAATGGCAGGGCGGCCGACGAACTCTGTCGGAAAATCACGGAGGTGATCGGAAAGGAAGCCCGAGTATATAGGCCCACCAAAATGGCGGACCTACGCATTTCGGGTCTAGATGAGGCAGCCACTCAGGAGGCGATCGCGGGAGCAATCGCTCAATTGGGCGAATGCCCACTAAGTGAAATAAAGGTGGGAACAATTAGGGCCCAATATAATGGGACAGGGTCGGCCCTGGCACAGTGCCCTATAACGGCAGCCAAGAGGGTCACCGCAGCGGGTCGAATACTAGTAGGATGGTCCTCGGCCCTGGTAGTGGCGCTGGACCCGACACCGATGAGGTGCTTCAGGTGCATGGGCACGGGGCACACCAGGGCACTGTGCCCATCGCCAGTGGACAGGAGCAGCCTCTGCTTCCGGTGTAGCAGGCCGGACCACAGGATGGCGGACTGCAAGGTGGAGGCTGCCTTTTGCTCGGTGTGTCATGCGGCCAAACGTCCAGCGGGGCACATAATGGGTGGCTTTTCGTGTGCGCCCCCACCAGCAAAAGGCAAAGAGGCTCTTCTGAAGACCCAAAGAGCCCCTCCAATGCGTAACGCCGACCAACCGGCCTGTGAGGGACAAAATATGGATATTTAA
- the LOC134800655 gene encoding modular serine protease-like, whose product MWKVFVLLGVAGSQFFATVFCRLPTEPDLVQAYTDIEYQVSGTQFLRWSVEIYENTNGDRQHKCGGSLVTPSTVISAARCFWREGAEGGPLPASQFTVARTYGGLSSRTEWAAVQKANVSAIHIPPSYRDRAGLYADDIAVVSLREPLVGVTPVCVSFDHTCVAEGSYGRNMGTLQLAGQWLPSPLFTALEVRYTSRERCTNGSKPYFLEQLSEDKICAGFKPGAGGRAESLVCRGDAGSGLASYSGAGHSAVPYLRGVGSTPFPDPGPYGTITSCATFRYAAFTLVAAHRAFLERHVPGVEAECARYYTTATASASATAGADPTDADQCNCHCHC is encoded by the exons ATGTGGAAGGTGTTTGTGTTGCTTGGTGTGGCCGGCTCTCAGTTTTTTGCAACCGTTTTTTGCAGGT TGCCGACTGAACCCGACCTAGTCCAAGCGTACACCGACATCGAGTACCAAGTGAGCGGCACGCAGTTCCTGCGCTGGAGTGTGGAGATTTACGAGAACACCAACGGAGACAGACAGCACAAGTGCGGCGGCTCGCTCGTCACGCCATCTACCGTCATATCAG CCGCCCGCTGCTTCTGGCGGGAGGGAGCCGAGGGAGGCCCGCTGCCGGCCTCGCAGTTCACGGTGGCGCGCACCTACGGCGGACTCTCGAGCCGAACTGAGTGGGCTGCCGTGCAGAAGGCCAAC GTGAGTGCGATCCACATTCCTCCGTCGTACCGCGACCGCGCGGGGCTGTACGCGGACGACATCGCCGTGGTGTCGCTGCGCGAGCCGCTCGTCGGCGTCACGCCTGTATGCGTCAGCTTCGATCACACATGTGTGGCTGAGGGGAGCTACGGTCGC AACATGGGCACGCTGCAGCTTGCGGGTCAGTGGCTGCCTTCGCCCCTGTTCACGGCGCTGGAGGTGCGCTACACGTCCCGCGAGCGCTGCACCAACGGGTCGAAGCCCTACTTCCTGGAACAGCTCTCTGAAGACAAGATCTGCGCCGGATTCAAGCCAG GTGCCGGCGGCAGAGCCGAGTCGCTGGTCTGCCGCGGCGACGCCGGCAGCGGGCTGGCGTCCTACAGCGGCGCCGGACACTCCGCCGTCCCGTACCTGCGCGGCGTCGGCTCCACGCCCTTCCCGGACCCCGGACCGTACGGGACCATCACCAGCTGTGCTACGTTCCG gtacgccgcgttCACGCTCGTGGCGGCTCACCGCGCGTTCCTGGAGCGACACGTCCCCGGCGTCGAGGCGGAGTGCGCGCGCTACTACACCACCGCCACCGCCAGCGCCAGCGCCACTGCCGGTGCCGACCCTACTGATGCCGACCAATGCAACTGTCATTGTCACTGTTAg